A single window of Ischnura elegans chromosome 8, ioIscEleg1.1, whole genome shotgun sequence DNA harbors:
- the LOC124163713 gene encoding uncharacterized protein LOC124163713, whose protein sequence is MVNSSCGFDLNFFELLQLRVKEIAPMERHGILSIDEIHLRENVSVCSKSLTYKGLIDFGEDGPKAMDFDSKANHALVLMFQPLSGSFQQAIATFAGRGPTEGAVLAKIVIKAIILLERVGLVVHGIVSDCAATNRKMWSELGVSGARNGFKNYFEHPAREGRNVYVFADTPHLIKNVRNRLYNSKELKV, encoded by the exons ATGGTAAACTCAAGCTGTGGTTTTGACCTGAACTTTTTTGAGCTTTTGCAGCTTAGGGTCAAAGAAATAGCACCAATGGAGAGGCATGGGATACTCTCTATTGATGAGATACACTTGAGGGAGAATGTTTCAGTATGCTCAAAGAGCCTAACTTACAAAGGCCTCATAGATTTTGGGGAGGATGGACCAAAGGCCATGGATTTTGATAGCAAAGCAAACCATGCGCTAGTTTTGATGTTTCAACCACTGTCTGGTAGTTTTCAGCAGGCAATAGCTACGTTTGCTGGAAGAGGACCCACCGAGGGTGCAGTTCTAGCAAAAATAGTTATTAAAG CTATTATCCTGCTGGAGAGGGTTGGACTTGTGGTGCATGGCATTGTTTCAGATTGTGCTGCCACAAACCGCAAGATGTGGTCTGAACTTGGTGTCAGTGGAGCAAGGAATggcttcaaaaattattttgaacatccAGCTCGGGAGGGCAGAAATGTTTATGTATTTGCTGACACACCGCACCTCATCAAAAATGTCAGGAACAGGCTCTACAACTCAAAGGAGTTGAAGGTATGA
- the LOC124164240 gene encoding uncharacterized protein LOC124164240: MQGLKDAEATAAFCSFFNDLFDSLNRKSERDAIRSDSNDLKVIESSLKWLDGWNDLLLEGRIQKNEFLTYQTYEGLRLTLQSTIDLCSYMIYACDFDYFLTGNINQDPLERFFGIIRHVSGSNDHPAVPNFLQLYKILSCFSLIRPPKYGNCSVEERTPPQQLIKLSTIKEIYGDSSTKNSALDKIKEKLDSLVELDNWEYDDVIGSDHDYHCAPVADCFLYYITGLLGKHIIKWTKCDVCKAAITNPNLLTNSPAAELANQRAESGFVHTNRNLFSIVCALEKSFEEHCKELDLCEKVTTQLLEEHHMTFPCSSHGDEVMSYMIHLFLKLRMQQFAYRSCRDKPRENRDRKKIAKFFTT, translated from the exons ATGCAAGGGCTGAAAGATGCAGAAGCAACTGCAGCCTTCTGTTCATTTTTCAATGATCTCTTTGATTCATTAAATAGGAAGTCCGAAAGGGATGCTATACGCTCGGATTCCAATGACCTCAAG GTAATCGAGTCTTCATTGAAATGGTTGGATGGCTGGAATGACTTGCTGCTGGAGGGTAGAATCCAAAAAAATGAGTTTCTCACCTACCAAACATATGAAGGCTTGAGGTTAACATTGCAGTCCACTATAGATTTATGTTCGTACATGATATATGCCTGtgactttgattattttttgactGGGAACATTAATCAAGACCCCCTTGAG cgCTTCTTTGGCATCATTCGCCATGTTTCCGGATCAAATGACCACCCTGCTGTGCCCAACTTCCTCCAACTGTATAAGATCCTCTCCTGCTTCTCCCTAATTCGCCCACCAAAATATGGGAATTGCAGTGTGGAAGAGAGGACACCACCTCAGCAGCTGATAAAGCTGTCAACCATTAAAGAGATTTACGGAGACTCTTCTACAAAAAATTCAGCCCTTGacaaaatcaaggaaaaattagACTCTTTGGTTGAGCTTGATAACTGGGAGTATGATGATGTCATAGGAAGTGACCACGATTACCATTGTGCACCAGTGGCAGACTGTTTCCTGTATTATATTACAGGGTTGCTGGGCAAACACATTATCAAGTGGACAAAATGTGATGTGTGCAAAGCTGCCATTACTAATCCGAATTTACTTACTAACAGTCCTGCTGCTGAATTAGCAAACCAGCGGGCTGAATCTGGTTTTGTCCATACTAATAGAAATTTGTTCTCCATTGTTTGTGCTCTGGAAAAGAGTTTTGAGGAGCACTGCAAGGAATTGGACTTATGTGAGAAGGTCACTACGCAACTATTGGAAGAGCATCATATGACATTCCCCTGTTCATCACATGGTGATGAAGTGATGTCATACATGATTCACTTGTTCCTAAAATTGAGGATGCAGCAGTTTGCCTATCGTTCCTGCAGAGATAAGCCTAGGGAAAAcagggataggaaaaaaattgcaaaatttttcaccACCTAG